One Brumimicrobium sp. DNA window includes the following coding sequences:
- a CDS encoding quinol:cytochrome C oxidoreductase: MTTALIAGGLVLMIVGIIMTSGESLFMTRLMGNLLANSFFFMAISLGALFFLALQYAAEVGWFAYIKRPIEAVTGYLPVGIVIMLATLITLSFMKGGGIYLWMDPAYTTEGSHHYDEVIAHKSQYMNPLYFWIRTALYMVVYYIMWRGFMKRSELQDNNPANALDLHYKNYYRGALFLGVYAFFSSTSAWDWVMSIDIHWHSTIFGWYTFSGAWLTGMVVLILVLTHLKSQGYMPKLNDSHIHDVGKWIFSLSFLWSYLWFAQFMLIWYSDMPEEVTYYLTRINEFKVMFFGMFIINFIFPMLLLMSRDAKRSTGILTFIGVLIIIGHWFDVWLMIFGGSMGPAANFGVLEIGMGVLFLGLFTRVILMRLAKAPLVSKNEPFMEESLHHEI; this comes from the coding sequence GTGACAACAGCATTAATTGCTGGCGGTCTTGTGTTGATGATTGTAGGAATAATCATGACTTCTGGTGAATCCTTATTTATGACAAGATTAATGGGTAATCTATTAGCAAATAGCTTCTTCTTCATGGCTATTTCCTTAGGTGCATTATTTTTCTTAGCACTTCAATATGCTGCAGAGGTAGGATGGTTTGCTTATATCAAAAGACCTATTGAAGCAGTTACGGGATATCTACCGGTAGGAATTGTTATTATGTTGGCAACGCTTATTACTTTATCTTTTATGAAAGGTGGAGGTATTTATTTGTGGATGGATCCTGCATACACCACAGAAGGTAGTCATCATTACGACGAAGTGATTGCGCATAAATCGCAATACATGAATCCACTTTATTTCTGGATTAGAACTGCACTTTATATGGTTGTATATTATATCATGTGGAGAGGATTCATGAAGAGATCGGAATTACAAGATAACAATCCGGCAAACGCATTGGATTTACACTACAAAAACTATTACAGAGGAGCGTTATTCTTAGGTGTTTATGCTTTCTTTAGTTCTACAAGTGCATGGGATTGGGTAATGTCTATTGATATTCACTGGCATTCAACTATTTTTGGATGGTACACTTTCTCAGGAGCTTGGCTAACAGGAATGGTTGTATTAATCTTAGTATTAACTCACCTAAAAAGTCAAGGATATATGCCTAAGTTAAACGATAGTCATATACACGATGTTGGTAAATGGATTTTCTCATTATCATTCCTATGGTCTTACTTATGGTTCGCTCAATTTATGTTAATTTGGTACAGTGATATGCCAGAAGAGGTTACTTACTATTTAACTAGAATAAACGAATTCAAAGTAATGTTCTTTGGTATGTTCATTATTAATTTCATTTTTCCTATGCTTTTATTAATGTCAAGAGATGCTAAAAGAAGTACAGGAATATTAACTTTCATTGGTGTTCTTATTATTATTGGACATTGGTTTGATGTATGGTTAATGATATTTGGAGGTTCTATGGGACCTGCAGCAAATTTTGGAGTTTTAGAAATCGGAATGGGAGTTCTTTTCCTAGGCTTATTCACTCGCGTAATTCTAATGAGATTAGCAAAAGCACCTCTTGTTAGTAAGAATGAGCCATTTATGGAAGAATCTCTACATCACGAGATCTAA
- a CDS encoding cytochrome c oxidase subunit II, whose translation MDKFIILLVIVLGAIAVAQLMRVSELVHKKANREPGEIPQSENLFNANLIVVFGAILFGTLIYLLVAYGYGNMGPAASTSGKAIDLLFDVQYTIVLLVIFIFMGVLFYFSRRYVRKEGVKAYYYPHNNTLEMVWTVIPAAVVTIVVILGLKTWNDTFRMRGEVENIEIISYQFAWTARYAGANNKLGKFDYKLTTDLNPYGLMTRENIAASLELMKNGQPGSEGISMLEAKLNDPTIAMSAKDRKKYETELARKERMIRVLEAMSVTYNDSLDALVNDDVILADSLVLLKGQKYNLHFRSKDVIHSAYMPHFRLQMNTIPGMITYFPLQPIYTTEEMKQKTNDPTWEYALLCNKVCGGSHYKMKMSIKVLGPKEYLQWQKSKATYNGEKWVKANEQELLKYYESIAASVDKK comes from the coding sequence ATGGATAAATTTATTATTTTACTAGTGATTGTCCTAGGAGCAATTGCAGTAGCCCAACTAATGCGTGTGAGCGAATTAGTTCACAAAAAGGCAAATAGAGAACCTGGCGAAATACCGCAAAGTGAAAATCTATTTAATGCCAACTTAATAGTAGTATTTGGTGCAATATTATTTGGTACCCTAATATATTTATTAGTAGCATATGGATATGGTAATATGGGACCAGCTGCTTCTACAAGTGGCAAGGCTATCGACTTATTATTCGATGTTCAATATACTATTGTTTTGTTGGTTATCTTTATCTTCATGGGCGTATTGTTTTATTTCTCAAGAAGATACGTTAGAAAAGAAGGAGTTAAGGCCTACTATTATCCTCATAATAATACCTTGGAGATGGTATGGACAGTAATACCAGCTGCAGTAGTTACCATTGTCGTAATTTTAGGATTAAAGACATGGAATGATACTTTCAGAATGAGAGGTGAAGTAGAAAACATTGAAATTATCTCTTATCAATTCGCATGGACTGCTAGATATGCAGGAGCAAATAACAAATTAGGTAAATTTGATTATAAGTTAACAACTGACCTTAATCCTTATGGCTTAATGACAAGAGAAAACATAGCTGCCTCATTAGAATTAATGAAAAATGGTCAACCAGGAAGTGAAGGAATAAGCATGTTGGAAGCTAAATTAAATGATCCAACAATTGCTATGTCAGCAAAAGACAGAAAAAAATACGAAACAGAACTAGCTCGCAAGGAAAGAATGATTCGTGTTTTAGAAGCAATGTCCGTAACGTATAATGATTCACTAGATGCATTAGTAAATGATGACGTAATTCTAGCTGATAGCTTAGTTCTTTTAAAGGGACAAAAATATAACTTACACTTCAGATCAAAAGATGTAATTCATAGTGCATACATGCCTCATTTCAGATTGCAGATGAATACAATCCCTGGAATGATAACTTATTTCCCTCTTCAGCCAATTTATACAACTGAAGAAATGAAACAGAAAACAAATGACCCAACATGGGAATATGCTTTATTATGTAATAAAGTATGTGGGGGATCTCACTATAAAATGAAAATGTCAATTAAAGTATTAGGCCCAAAAGAATACCTACAATGGCAAAAATCAAAAGCCACATATAATGGAGAAAAATGGGTGAAAGCTAATGAACAAGAATTATTGAAATACTACGAATCCATCGCAGCTAGCGTAGATAAGAAATAA
- a CDS encoding zinc-binding dehydrogenase, giving the protein MKAIQLVKYGNSAQAFKIIDVLLNEPKSDEVQIEVERFGLNYADVQARKGLYREAPPLPCVLGYEVVGKIVKVGKDVSQEWINKRVISFTRFGGYSQLVNSSYKAIVEIGDYDGNKALCLATQYVTAYYMSHVATTIQKGDNVLIHAAAGGVGTALIQLLQDRDVNIIAKVGSNNKIEYLKDLGVKHIVNYKKSEYSAEVKRILGTEFLHASFNPAAGSTFKKDFKLLGPTGKLILFGASELSEKWGILSQLNFVRKMGLMMPIALMMTSKSILGINMLKVADYKPDVLQNCLQAVVQRAIENKLDPKVGAIYNARDIAQAHEFLASGESIGKLVVEW; this is encoded by the coding sequence ATGAAAGCAATTCAACTAGTCAAATACGGTAATTCTGCACAGGCATTCAAGATAATAGATGTCTTATTAAACGAACCTAAATCAGATGAAGTACAGATCGAAGTAGAGCGTTTTGGATTGAATTATGCCGATGTTCAGGCGAGAAAAGGTTTGTATCGAGAAGCTCCTCCCCTTCCTTGTGTATTAGGATATGAGGTTGTTGGAAAAATCGTGAAAGTAGGAAAGGATGTTTCGCAAGAATGGATAAATAAGCGTGTCATATCTTTTACAAGATTTGGAGGATATAGTCAACTTGTAAATTCTTCATACAAAGCTATCGTAGAAATTGGAGATTACGATGGAAATAAAGCACTGTGTTTGGCAACTCAATATGTGACTGCCTATTATATGAGTCATGTGGCTACAACTATACAGAAAGGAGACAATGTGCTTATCCATGCAGCAGCTGGTGGTGTAGGAACAGCTCTAATCCAGCTTTTACAAGATAGAGATGTAAATATTATTGCTAAAGTAGGAAGCAATAATAAGATTGAATATCTCAAGGATTTAGGGGTCAAACATATTGTCAATTATAAGAAGTCAGAATATTCGGCAGAGGTAAAGCGTATATTAGGCACCGAATTCTTACATGCTTCATTTAATCCTGCTGCTGGTTCTACTTTTAAAAAAGATTTTAAATTGCTTGGTCCAACTGGTAAACTCATTTTATTTGGAGCAAGTGAACTATCAGAAAAATGGGGAATTCTTTCACAACTAAATTTTGTTCGAAAGATGGGACTTATGATGCCTATTGCGCTAATGATGACGTCAAAAAGCATTCTTGGAATAAATATGCTTAAAGTAGCAGATTATAAACCAGACGTCCTTCAAAATTGCCTGCAAGCAGTAGTCCAACGTGCGATAGAAAATAAATTAGACCCCAAAGTAGGAGCCATTTATAATGCACGAGACATTGCACAAGCTCATGAATTTCTAGCATCTGGAGAATCTATTGGGAAGCTTGTTGTAGAGTGGTGA
- a CDS encoding DUF3341 domain-containing protein: MKSNVVFYGMYNDDDVLKDGAKKLVSKGVKVAEVFSPFPIHGIDPIIGLKETRLGIMSFLYGLTGLSLAILGMWYFMIYDWPLNIGGKPSFTLLGNLLAFIPISFEMTVLFAAHAMAITYLLVNKTIPGMPADNPDPRTTSDRFVIELRLDQNQQFSAEELEKMLMETGVIEFDQKFIK, encoded by the coding sequence ATGAAATCAAACGTAGTATTTTACGGGATGTATAATGATGATGATGTCCTAAAAGATGGAGCTAAGAAATTAGTTTCTAAGGGTGTTAAAGTGGCTGAAGTATTTTCACCATTTCCTATCCATGGAATAGATCCAATCATTGGATTAAAAGAAACAAGATTAGGAATTATGTCTTTCCTATATGGATTAACAGGTTTATCATTAGCAATATTAGGAATGTGGTATTTCATGATTTATGATTGGCCATTAAATATCGGTGGTAAACCAAGCTTTACACTTTTGGGTAATTTATTAGCATTTATTCCAATCTCTTTTGAAATGACTGTATTATTTGCAGCACATGCTATGGCAATTACTTATTTATTAGTGAATAAAACAATACCGGGAATGCCAGCTGACAATCCAGACCCTCGAACAACTAGTGATAGATTCGTAATAGAGTTAAGATTAGACCAGAACCAACAATTTTCTGCTGAAGAGTTAGAAAAAATGTTAATGGAAACTGGAGTTATAGAATTCGATCAAAAATTTATTAAATAA
- a CDS encoding amidohydrolase family protein — protein MFANKSCILFLIIFWGLVPFGISQRTLLSKVRIHIGNGKVINQGLVGIEGENIVLVENALTFPIDKSKWDTIIDLKGQDLYPGFIAMNSILGLTDIDAIRATRDYNEIGEYNPNIRGAVAFSTDSEIIATVKTNGVLYAQIAPRGGVISGSSSLMKMEAWDWKDALVKADEGIHLYWPSTIKGGGWWAQPSSIKPNDKYSEDMLQIYQFFKMAKVYHGSSKNSDLRLEAMKGIFDGKTKLYIHADDLRALLDIIDFKREYAIKNIVIVGGYDSYKIADQLIEVNIPIVLRGMHALPKYEDDPVDLSYRIPAMLQEAGLLFCIQNTGSMETINERNLPFLTGTAMAYGLSEEDAVAAISLNAAKILGVDDSIGSIEKGKKATLFVSQGNALEMKSNQLVLAMIDGKFISLDNHQTALYKKYQRRYQQR, from the coding sequence ATGTTTGCCAATAAGAGTTGTATTCTTTTTTTAATTATTTTTTGGGGGCTTGTTCCTTTTGGAATATCTCAGCGTACGTTACTTTCCAAAGTACGTATCCATATAGGAAATGGAAAAGTGATTAATCAAGGTCTTGTTGGGATTGAAGGTGAAAATATCGTATTGGTTGAGAATGCGTTAACTTTTCCAATAGACAAATCAAAATGGGATACAATTATTGACTTAAAAGGACAAGATTTATATCCTGGTTTTATTGCGATGAACAGTATCTTGGGCTTAACAGACATTGATGCCATACGCGCCACTAGAGACTATAATGAAATAGGTGAATATAACCCAAATATACGTGGTGCTGTTGCTTTCTCTACAGATTCAGAGATAATTGCTACGGTGAAAACTAATGGTGTTTTATATGCACAGATTGCACCGCGTGGCGGGGTAATCTCTGGAAGTTCTTCTCTTATGAAAATGGAAGCATGGGATTGGAAAGATGCCCTTGTAAAAGCAGATGAAGGAATCCATTTATATTGGCCTTCTACCATAAAAGGTGGGGGATGGTGGGCACAACCTTCTTCAATTAAGCCTAATGATAAATATTCTGAGGATATGCTTCAAATTTATCAATTTTTTAAAATGGCTAAAGTTTATCATGGTTCTTCTAAAAATTCTGATTTGCGTTTAGAAGCTATGAAAGGTATCTTTGACGGTAAAACAAAATTATATATACATGCGGATGATTTAAGAGCATTATTAGATATTATTGATTTTAAAAGAGAATATGCTATTAAAAATATTGTAATTGTTGGCGGTTATGATAGTTACAAAATAGCTGACCAATTGATTGAGGTGAATATTCCTATTGTTTTAAGGGGTATGCATGCACTACCAAAGTATGAGGATGACCCTGTTGATTTATCCTATAGAATTCCCGCTATGTTACAAGAAGCCGGATTATTATTTTGTATTCAGAATACGGGAAGTATGGAGACCATTAATGAACGAAATTTACCTTTCCTTACTGGAACTGCTATGGCTTATGGATTATCCGAAGAAGATGCTGTAGCTGCCATTTCACTCAATGCGGCAAAAATATTAGGAGTAGATGACTCTATTGGAAGTATTGAGAAGGGAAAGAAAGCTACTTTATTTGTGAGTCAAGGAAATGCCTTAGAAATGAAATCAAATCAGCTGGTTTTAGCCATGATTGATGGTAAGTTTATCTCGCTTGACAATCACCAAACTGCTTTGTATAAAAAATATCAAAGACGTTACCAACAGAGATAG
- a CDS encoding glycosyltransferase family 4 protein codes for MKKLKVIVSVTNDLYTDQRVHKVCSFLHENGYDVLLVGRKLKNSKDIDGRPYKTYRFRLPFTKGAFFYMSYNLRLFWFLIFRRCDVLVSNDLDTLLANYCAHKLKRKSRLVYDSHELFTEVPELISRPKVRNFWLAIEKRIFPKLDTIITVNKSIAHIYAKKYHKDLYVVRNVSRQWKPSQLLSKKELNLPEDKYIIILQGAGINVDRGAEEAVMAMRYIDNALFLIVGSGDVIPELKKLVERENLLEKVLFTGRVPYEQMMNYTYHADIGLTLDKDTNPNYRYSLPNKVFDYIHTGTPVISSDLIELRRVIETHHVGKIIPSHEPKDIALTIRSLIDNPIVLQEMKENCKEAAEIENWETECEVLKKIYL; via the coding sequence ATGAAAAAATTAAAAGTCATTGTATCTGTAACTAACGATTTGTACACTGATCAACGTGTGCATAAGGTATGTTCTTTTCTCCATGAAAATGGATATGATGTGCTATTGGTTGGCAGAAAATTAAAGAATAGCAAAGACATTGATGGGAGACCATATAAAACGTATAGATTTAGATTACCTTTTACGAAAGGAGCCTTCTTTTATATGAGTTATAACCTGAGACTTTTTTGGTTTTTAATTTTCAGAAGATGTGATGTCTTGGTTAGTAATGATTTAGATACTCTCCTGGCAAATTATTGTGCACATAAACTAAAACGTAAATCTCGCTTAGTTTATGATAGTCATGAATTATTCACCGAAGTCCCCGAATTGATATCCCGCCCTAAAGTGCGGAATTTTTGGTTGGCTATTGAAAAACGAATTTTCCCTAAGTTGGATACAATTATAACGGTTAATAAGTCAATTGCACATATATACGCTAAGAAATATCATAAAGATTTGTATGTGGTCCGCAATGTATCCCGTCAATGGAAACCCAGTCAATTACTATCAAAGAAGGAATTGAATTTACCGGAAGATAAATACATAATTATTTTGCAGGGTGCTGGAATTAATGTAGATAGGGGGGCTGAAGAGGCTGTCATGGCAATGAGATATATTGACAATGCATTATTCTTAATTGTTGGGAGCGGAGATGTAATTCCAGAACTTAAGAAATTAGTTGAACGGGAAAATTTGCTTGAGAAGGTTCTTTTTACGGGTCGCGTTCCGTATGAACAAATGATGAATTACACGTATCATGCCGATATTGGTTTGACGTTAGATAAGGATACCAACCCTAATTATCGCTATTCTTTACCAAATAAAGTATTTGATTATATCCATACGGGAACACCTGTTATTAGTTCTGATTTAATAGAATTAAGGAGAGTAATCGAAACTCATCATGTAGGTAAGATTATTCCGTCTCATGAACCAAAAGACATCGCATTAACTATTCGATCCTTGATAGATAATCCTATTGTTCTTCAAGAAATGAAAGAAAACTGTAAAGAAGCAGCGGAAATAGAAAATTGGGAAACGGAATGTGAAGTTTTAAAAAAAATATACCTCTAA
- a CDS encoding SMUG2 DNA glycosylase family protein, with product MCTFAEKAIQYHRNLTYSGELPKQFKVLNPFLENTETLEVMSKFYTKFYNDSNPRKFLIGINPSRLGAGITGVPFTDTKRLESVCGIKMLSAKTNEVSSTFVYQMIEAFGGAKAFFSQYYINSPFPLALLQEKRPHVWLNANYYDDMKLYQMVKEYMIDNLREIISWGMDTDEVIILGKKNARFIQDLNKEAHLFKKMTVLEHPRYIQQYKSKELDLYIDKYLIALHTT from the coding sequence ATGTGCACTTTCGCAGAAAAGGCTATCCAATATCATCGAAACCTTACATATTCGGGAGAACTCCCAAAGCAGTTTAAGGTATTAAATCCGTTTTTGGAAAACACTGAGACTCTTGAGGTTATGAGTAAATTTTATACTAAATTTTACAATGATTCGAATCCTAGAAAATTCTTAATTGGAATTAATCCGAGTCGTTTAGGGGCTGGAATTACAGGAGTTCCATTTACAGATACAAAACGTTTAGAAAGCGTTTGTGGTATTAAAATGTTATCAGCAAAAACAAATGAAGTTTCCTCTACTTTTGTGTATCAAATGATAGAAGCGTTTGGGGGAGCAAAAGCATTCTTCAGTCAATATTATATTAATTCTCCTTTTCCATTAGCCCTTCTTCAAGAGAAAAGACCACATGTTTGGTTAAATGCTAATTATTATGATGATATGAAATTATATCAGATGGTAAAAGAGTATATGATTGACAACTTAAGAGAAATTATTAGTTGGGGTATGGATACTGATGAGGTTATTATTTTAGGGAAGAAGAATGCTCGATTTATACAAGATTTGAATAAAGAAGCTCATTTATTTAAGAAAATGACTGTTTTAGAACATCCCCGCTATATTCAACAGTATAAATCAAAAGAACTTGATTTGTATATTGATAAATATCTTATAGCCTTACATACGACTTGA
- a CDS encoding cbb3-type cytochrome c oxidase subunit I: protein MTTLTHEANFEHDHHEESFVSKYIFSYDHKTIGKQFLMTAIFMGVVGMMLSVFFRIQLAWPEESSDLLNMFLGDRWAPNGVLNQDMYLGLVTLHGTIMVFFVLTGGLTGTFANTLIPLQLGARDMASGFMNMLSCWLFNVAAVVMLVSLFVETGPAMGGWTVYPPLSSLPQAISGSGLGMTLWIISLSLFIASSLIGNLNYIATIINLRTKGMTFTRMPLTIWAILIAAIVGLLAFPVLLSAVLLLVMDRVFGTSFYLSDIVIGGEMLDNVGGSPLLYEHLFWFLGHPEVYIVVLPALGITSEIVSINSRKPIFGYRAMAGSLMTIGFLSFIVWAHHMFVSGMDPFLGSVFVFTTLLIAIPSAVKVFNYLTTLWRGSIIYTPAMLFSVGMISTFISGGVTGMILADSSLDIHVHDTYFVVAHFHVVMGLSAIYGMFAGVYHWFPKMYGRMMNTRMGYAHFWITITAGYGVFMPMHFVGLAGVPRRYYDNSVFETFNPKAFDMILDLNVVITLFAILGAFGQAFFIFNFFYSIWKGPKASLNPWKANTLEWTTPTAEPGHGNWPGELPTVYRWPYDYSKPGYEDDFVPQTVPLKEGEFDEGSNHH, encoded by the coding sequence ATGACAACATTAACTCACGAAGCAAATTTCGAGCATGATCATCATGAAGAGAGTTTTGTATCCAAATACATTTTCTCTTACGATCACAAAACAATTGGTAAGCAGTTCTTAATGACAGCTATTTTTATGGGTGTAGTAGGAATGATGCTATCTGTTTTCTTCCGAATCCAACTCGCTTGGCCAGAAGAATCATCAGATCTTCTAAATATGTTCTTGGGTGACAGATGGGCACCAAACGGAGTGTTAAACCAAGATATGTATCTAGGTCTCGTTACCCTTCATGGAACCATCATGGTATTCTTTGTATTAACTGGTGGATTAACAGGAACATTTGCAAACACATTAATACCATTGCAATTAGGTGCAAGAGACATGGCTTCTGGATTTATGAACATGCTATCTTGTTGGCTTTTCAATGTAGCAGCAGTAGTAATGCTAGTATCTCTATTTGTTGAAACTGGACCTGCTATGGGAGGTTGGACAGTATATCCACCGTTATCCTCTTTACCACAAGCAATATCAGGATCCGGATTAGGAATGACACTTTGGATTATATCCCTATCCTTATTTATTGCATCTTCTTTAATTGGTAATCTAAACTATATTGCTACCATTATCAATTTAAGAACGAAAGGAATGACATTTACACGTATGCCACTAACAATTTGGGCTATTCTTATTGCCGCAATAGTTGGTTTACTTGCTTTCCCTGTTTTATTATCTGCAGTGTTATTGTTAGTAATGGATAGAGTATTTGGAACTTCTTTCTATTTATCTGACATTGTGATTGGAGGAGAAATGCTAGATAATGTAGGAGGTTCACCACTCCTTTATGAGCACTTATTCTGGTTCTTGGGTCACCCTGAAGTATATATCGTTGTATTACCTGCTCTAGGTATTACCTCTGAAATAGTATCTATAAATTCAAGAAAACCAATATTCGGGTACAGAGCAATGGCAGGTTCATTAATGACTATCGGATTCTTATCCTTTATCGTTTGGGCGCACCACATGTTCGTATCTGGTATGGATCCATTCTTAGGTAGTGTGTTCGTATTTACAACTTTATTGATTGCTATTCCATCAGCTGTTAAAGTATTTAACTACTTAACAACTCTTTGGAGAGGTTCAATCATATATACTCCAGCGATGTTGTTCTCTGTAGGTATGATTTCAACTTTTATCTCAGGAGGTGTTACCGGAATGATTCTAGCAGATTCTTCATTAGATATCCACGTGCATGATACATACTTTGTAGTAGCACACTTCCACGTTGTAATGGGATTATCAGCTATTTATGGAATGTTTGCTGGTGTTTACCACTGGTTCCCTAAAATGTATGGTAGAATGATGAACACCCGAATGGGATATGCGCACTTCTGGATTACAATAACAGCAGGATATGGTGTGTTTATGCCTATGCACTTTGTGGGATTAGCTGGAGTACCAAGAAGATATTATGATAACTCTGTATTTGAAACATTCAATCCGAAAGCATTTGATATGATTTTAGACTTAAACGTTGTAATTACACTCTTTGCTATTTTAGGAGCATTTGGTCAGGCGTTCTTTATTTTCAATTTCTTCTACAGTATTTGGAAAGGACCTAAGGCTTCTTTAAACCCATGGAAAGCAAATACATTGGAGTGGACAACTCCAACTGCTGAACCTGGACATGGTAACTGGCCTGGTGAATTACCTACCGTATATCGTTGGCCATATGATTATTCTAAGCCTGGATATGAAGATGACTTTGTTCCTCAAACAGTTCCTTTGAAAGAAGGGGAATTTGATGAGGGAAGTAATCACCATTAA
- a CDS encoding glycosyltransferase — protein MSTIHSKRIVIFAPYPKGTAPSQRFRFEQYLELFEKEGYVIEYKAFLSDSAWNILYKDGSYIKKTFHILASFFRRWKEVFTTKRYDIIFIHREMAHIGPPIFEWILAKILKRKFIYDLDDAIWMANYSESNAKFQRLKAYWKVNYCMKWASKISAGNEFLANYSRQFNPNVTVIPTTIDLMNQHNLITDYDKTPIIIGWTGTLTTMNYLEEIIPVLQKLEDNYSFIFRVISNQEPKFDLKSLQYIPWNKSTEIADLAQIQIGLMPLADDKWAQGKCGFKALQYMALGIPTLLSPVGVNKQIVKHQETGFFCSTTEEWMVFLEKLLQDSSLRKTIGQAGRAVIQNHYSVTANFNKYLNLLQ, from the coding sequence ATGAGTACTATCCATTCAAAAAGAATTGTCATTTTTGCCCCTTATCCAAAAGGAACAGCACCTTCACAACGTTTTCGTTTTGAACAATATTTGGAATTATTTGAAAAAGAAGGATATGTAATCGAGTATAAAGCATTTTTAAGTGATAGTGCATGGAACATTCTCTACAAAGATGGGAGTTATATAAAAAAGACCTTCCATATCTTAGCTAGTTTCTTTAGACGCTGGAAAGAAGTATTCACTACTAAAAGATATGATATCATATTCATTCATAGAGAAATGGCTCATATAGGTCCTCCTATCTTTGAATGGATTTTAGCAAAAATCTTAAAACGAAAATTTATCTACGATTTGGATGATGCTATTTGGATGGCTAATTATAGTGAAAGCAATGCAAAATTTCAGCGATTGAAAGCTTATTGGAAAGTAAATTATTGTATGAAATGGGCTTCAAAGATTAGTGCAGGAAATGAATTTCTAGCCAATTATTCCCGACAGTTTAATCCGAATGTTACTGTAATCCCAACTACGATTGACTTAATGAATCAACATAACCTTATTACGGACTATGACAAAACGCCAATTATTATCGGATGGACAGGAACACTAACCACCATGAACTATTTAGAGGAGATTATACCCGTACTACAAAAATTGGAAGATAATTATTCATTTATTTTTAGGGTTATTTCTAATCAGGAACCCAAATTTGATTTAAAATCACTCCAATATATCCCTTGGAATAAATCTACTGAAATAGCAGATTTAGCACAAATTCAAATTGGGTTAATGCCATTAGCTGATGATAAATGGGCACAAGGTAAATGTGGGTTCAAAGCATTACAATATATGGCTTTGGGGATCCCTACTCTACTCTCTCCAGTGGGTGTAAATAAGCAAATAGTAAAGCATCAAGAAACAGGGTTTTTCTGCTCAACCACAGAAGAATGGATGGTGTTTTTAGAAAAATTATTGCAAGATTCATCTTTAAGAAAAACCATTGGGCAAGCAGGAAGGGCGGTTATACAAAATCACTATTCAGTCACGGCAAATTTTAACAAGTATTTAAATTTACTCCAATAA
- a CDS encoding cytochrome c: MKRTIKAISYRLFIIALGIGALSSCISDKDSPGFEFMPDMYRSPAVEPYVDYGWIKDREKTEYTTVQSAKVPPVYTIPYHGNAEGWEMYLPYHRRASKFASKTHNLFPQDGWLLSDDAMGDYFTSAEDVNPIVLTAENQEAIFKEGKRLYDINCIHCHGEKGDGKGQIVENGSYAGVPNYKNLQSLKDGQLFYSIYYGKGMMGAHAMQLNNKEIWTLVHYINKFRIDNYGTEGAGNPVEATDSTTVSDETAEIVK, from the coding sequence ATGAAAAGAACAATAAAGGCAATATCATACAGATTATTCATAATCGCGCTTGGAATAGGAGCACTTTCTTCTTGTATATCTGATAAAGATTCACCAGGGTTTGAGTTTATGCCCGATATGTATCGTTCACCTGCAGTTGAACCTTACGTAGATTACGGATGGATAAAGGATAGAGAAAAAACTGAATATACAACTGTTCAATCAGCTAAAGTACCTCCAGTTTATACAATTCCATATCATGGAAATGCAGAAGGATGGGAAATGTATCTACCTTACCATAGAAGAGCTAGTAAATTTGCATCTAAAACACATAACTTATTTCCTCAAGATGGTTGGTTGTTAAGCGATGATGCTATGGGGGATTATTTTACCTCTGCAGAAGATGTTAACCCTATCGTATTAACAGCTGAAAACCAAGAAGCTATTTTTAAAGAGGGTAAAAGATTATATGATATCAACTGTATACACTGTCATGGTGAAAAAGGAGATGGAAAAGGTCAGATTGTAGAAAACGGTTCGTATGCAGGGGTTCCTAATTACAAAAACCTTCAATCTTTAAAAGATGGACAACTTTTCTATTCTATCTACTATGGTAAAGGAATGATGGGAGCACATGCAATGCAACTAAATAACAAAGAAATCTGGACTCTAGTTCACTATATCAATAAGTTCAGAATTGACAACTATGGTACAGAAGGAGCAGGAAATCCTGTAGAGGCTACAGATTCAACAACAGTTTCTGATGAAACTGCAGAAATTGTTAAATAA